In the Raineyella fluvialis genome, GCCTTCATCGGACTGAGTCCTTCCTCTGGGCACGTTCCCCCCGGAACGTGGTCACTGCCGGCTCATTCTGCCGCGCCGCCGACCCCTGATCGGGCCGGTAAGACGGTCAGAACGTACCAATCGGATGACGTCCGGCCCGTCTGAGGGTGCCCTCACCATCCTCCGACGTGCCACGGACCGGTCCGCCCCACCCTCGCCGCTATTGACTCTAATGAAGCAACCTATAAGCTTGCCGATAGTTCAAACCGATACTATCTCGAGGACCTGCCATGGCCACCACCGCCGCCCCGACCCGGACGTCAGCGCGGATCGACCCCCGCGGACCACGCTTCGGGGCCATCATCACCTCCGTCCTGCTCGCGGCCACCCTCGTGCTCGGGCCCGGGTGGGGACTGGTCACGCTGGGAGTCCAGACGCTTGCCTTCATCGGCGGCGCGGTCTTCGGTCTGTCCCGACAGCCCTGGGGCTGGATCTACAAGGCCTGGGTCCGGCCCCGGCTGGCTCCGCCGGCGGAACTGGAGGACGAGGCACCGCCGCGCTTCGCCCAGGTCGTGGGCCTCGTCTTCGCCGTGCTCGCGCTGGTCGGTGCCCTGAGCGGGCTCACGCCCCTCTTCTGGGTGGCCACCGGCTTCGCGCTCGTCGCGGCCTTCCTCAACGCCGCCTTCGACTTCTGCCTCGGCTGCGAGACGTACCTGCTCATCCAGCGCCTCCGGGCCGCCACGTCCCACCGCACCGCCTGACCCCGGGAGGATCCCCTGTGACCGGCCTCATCGTTCTCATCGTCGCCCTGGCGGCCGCGACCGCCATCGGCCTCTACCGCAAGGCCACCGACGGCCGCGCCCGCGCCGCCGCCGGACCCCGCGCGCCCCGCCTGACGGCGGCGACCCTCGGTGTCGGACTCGGCGCCACCCGGACCTTCGTCCAGTTCTCCTCGGCGGTCTGCACCCCCTGCCGCCGGACCCGTAGCCTGCTCGAGGCGGTCACCGCCGAGCGGTCCGACGTGGCGTACGTGGACCTCGACGCGGAGCACCGACTCGACCTCGTCGAGAAGTTCGGGATCCTGCGTACGCCCACCGTCCTGGTCCTCGATGCC is a window encoding:
- a CDS encoding thioredoxin family protein; this encodes MTGLIVLIVALAAATAIGLYRKATDGRARAAAGPRAPRLTAATLGVGLGATRTFVQFSSAVCTPCRRTRSLLEAVTAERSDVAYVDLDAEHRLDLVEKFGILRTPTVLVLDAEGTLVQRIVGQPRRSDVLELLDPAQPLTSSEPAELGAR
- a CDS encoding DUF4395 domain-containing protein gives rise to the protein MATTAAPTRTSARIDPRGPRFGAIITSVLLAATLVLGPGWGLVTLGVQTLAFIGGAVFGLSRQPWGWIYKAWVRPRLAPPAELEDEAPPRFAQVVGLVFAVLALVGALSGLTPLFWVATGFALVAAFLNAAFDFCLGCETYLLIQRLRAATSHRTA